A window from Salvia miltiorrhiza cultivar Shanhuang (shh) chromosome 2, IMPLAD_Smil_shh, whole genome shotgun sequence encodes these proteins:
- the LOC131013544 gene encoding seipin-2 isoform X2, with translation MEETKSSAQFDDDEDAFHDALDEFEFYDCRENFSDPIESNRDESISDPGPYPPLEDKSPPPAVLRRRRSRSSKKSSGDDSAKLGTPESVDKYLRERKVSLSRKFEEYEKGLEDTKLALLRNEMSEEKSTITDANAAARVEESNSRGSDDSNSSLLFTLAEYVYEWLKEQRAIWKLGLKCGWGLLWSAYVCAVLVGLLMSAFVMGGVLIKVVVEEPIRMSRSLNFDYSEKSPVALVPIMSNVRMNQDVKHLVEKPEIMKSGRSRVVPRDHGVQVTVSLTLPESEYNQHLGIFQIRVDFLAADGQILATSRRPCMLQYRSQSIRLLLTFLKVAPILTGYTSETQYLKANFKDFTEGDPPTACLRVVLEQRAEYSPGAGIPEIYSASLTLESELPLPKRILWFWKKTLFVWVSMTVFMMELVFALLCCRPLIIPKIRLWEATPRDAASHHDRPRQS, from the exons ATGGAGGAGACGAAATCGAGCGCGCAATTCGACGACGACGAAGATGCATTTCATGATGCGCTCGACGAATTCGAGTTTTACGATTGCCGGGAGAATTTTTCCGATCCAATCGAATCCAATCGTGATGAATCAATCTCAGATCCCGGCCCTTATCCACCTCTGGAAGACAAATCCCCGCCGCCGGCGGTTCTACGCCGTCGCAGGTCTCGTTCGAGTAAAAAATCATCTGGGGATGACTCGGCGAAGCTCGGCACGCCGGAAAGTGTGGACAAAtacttgagagagagaaaggtatcGCTTTCTCGGAAATTCGAGGAATACGAGAAGGGATTGGAGGACACGAAACTTGCTTTGCTGAGGAATGAGATGAGCGAAGAGAAATCGACGATAACGGATGCGAACGCTGCAGCTCGTGTTGAAGAATCGAACTCGAGAGGAAGTGATGACTCGAATTCGAGCCTTCTGTTCACGCTGGCCG AATATGTGTACGAATGGTTGAAAGAACAGCGAGCGATTTGGAAACTTGGTTTGAAATGTGGTTGGGGATTGTTGTGGTCAGCTTATGTGTGTGCTGTGTTGGTTGGATTGTTGATGTCAGCGTTTGTGATGGGCGGAGTACTGATAaaagtggtggtggaggagccGATTAGGATGAGTAGGAGCTTGAATTTCGATTATTCGGAGAAGAGCCCAGTAGCATTGGTGCCGATTATGTCCAATGTGAGGATGAATCAGGATGTGAAGCATCTTGTGGAGAAGCCTGAAATCATGAAGTCCGGCAGATCAAGGGTCGTGCCACGTGATCACGGGGTGCAGGTTACTGTATCTTTAACGTTGCCTGAGTCTGAATACAACCAACATCTTGGGATATTCCAG ATCAGAGTAGATTTCCTTGCTGCTGATGGCCAAATACTCGCAACATCACGACGTCCATGTATGCTGCAATACCGGAGCCAGTCAATCCGCCTCCTGCTTACTTTCCTCAAGGTTGCCCCAATTCTGACCGGCTACACATCAGAAACCCAGTATCTGAAAGCAAACTTCAAAGATTTCACCGAAGGCGACCCCCCAACTGCATGTTTAAGGGTTGTGCTTGAGCAGCGAGCTGAATATTCCCCCGGTGCTGGTATCCCGGAAATATACAGCGCGTCTCTTACTCTTGAGTCCGAACTCCCTCTCCCAAAAAGGATCTTGTGGTTCTGGAAGAAAACACTGTTTGTGTGGGTTAGCATGACTGTGTTTATGATGGAGTTGGTTTTTGCTCTCCTCTGTTGCAGACCACTCATTATCCCCAAAATAAGACTCTGGGAAGCCACACCTAGAGATGCCGCCTCTCACCATGATCGTCCCCGTCAAAGCTGA
- the LOC131013544 gene encoding seipin-2 isoform X1, translating into MEETKSSAQFDDDEDAFHDALDEFEFYDCRENFSDPIESNRDESISDPGPYPPLEDKSPPPAVLRRRRSRSSKKSSGDDSAKLGTPESVDKYLRERKVSLSRKFEEYEKGLEDTKLALLRNEMSEEKSTITDANAAARVEESNSRGSDDSNSSLLFTLAGIVIKPISFQIHLLVKIFTFTIRLAYYSYMIVFNPLGLLMAFRGYIIQQLKKIWNLMFGIVSEYVYEWLKEQRAIWKLGLKCGWGLLWSAYVCAVLVGLLMSAFVMGGVLIKVVVEEPIRMSRSLNFDYSEKSPVALVPIMSNVRMNQDVKHLVEKPEIMKSGRSRVVPRDHGVQVTVSLTLPESEYNQHLGIFQIRVDFLAADGQILATSRRPCMLQYRSQSIRLLLTFLKVAPILTGYTSETQYLKANFKDFTEGDPPTACLRVVLEQRAEYSPGAGIPEIYSASLTLESELPLPKRILWFWKKTLFVWVSMTVFMMELVFALLCCRPLIIPKIRLWEATPRDAASHHDRPRQS; encoded by the exons ATGGAGGAGACGAAATCGAGCGCGCAATTCGACGACGACGAAGATGCATTTCATGATGCGCTCGACGAATTCGAGTTTTACGATTGCCGGGAGAATTTTTCCGATCCAATCGAATCCAATCGTGATGAATCAATCTCAGATCCCGGCCCTTATCCACCTCTGGAAGACAAATCCCCGCCGCCGGCGGTTCTACGCCGTCGCAGGTCTCGTTCGAGTAAAAAATCATCTGGGGATGACTCGGCGAAGCTCGGCACGCCGGAAAGTGTGGACAAAtacttgagagagagaaaggtatcGCTTTCTCGGAAATTCGAGGAATACGAGAAGGGATTGGAGGACACGAAACTTGCTTTGCTGAGGAATGAGATGAGCGAAGAGAAATCGACGATAACGGATGCGAACGCTGCAGCTCGTGTTGAAGAATCGAACTCGAGAGGAAGTGATGACTCGAATTCGAGCCTTCTGTTCACGCTGGCCGGTATAGTAATCAAGCCCATCAGCTTCCAAATTCATTTGCTAGTCAAAATTTTTACGTTTACGATTCGATTGGCGTATTACTCGTACATGATTGTGTTTAACCCTTTGGGGCTTTTGATGGCATTCAGAGGGTATATAATTCAGCAATTGAAAAAAATTTGGAACCTTATGTTTGGAATTGTTTCAGAATATGTGTACGAATGGTTGAAAGAACAGCGAGCGATTTGGAAACTTGGTTTGAAATGTGGTTGGGGATTGTTGTGGTCAGCTTATGTGTGTGCTGTGTTGGTTGGATTGTTGATGTCAGCGTTTGTGATGGGCGGAGTACTGATAaaagtggtggtggaggagccGATTAGGATGAGTAGGAGCTTGAATTTCGATTATTCGGAGAAGAGCCCAGTAGCATTGGTGCCGATTATGTCCAATGTGAGGATGAATCAGGATGTGAAGCATCTTGTGGAGAAGCCTGAAATCATGAAGTCCGGCAGATCAAGGGTCGTGCCACGTGATCACGGGGTGCAGGTTACTGTATCTTTAACGTTGCCTGAGTCTGAATACAACCAACATCTTGGGATATTCCAG ATCAGAGTAGATTTCCTTGCTGCTGATGGCCAAATACTCGCAACATCACGACGTCCATGTATGCTGCAATACCGGAGCCAGTCAATCCGCCTCCTGCTTACTTTCCTCAAGGTTGCCCCAATTCTGACCGGCTACACATCAGAAACCCAGTATCTGAAAGCAAACTTCAAAGATTTCACCGAAGGCGACCCCCCAACTGCATGTTTAAGGGTTGTGCTTGAGCAGCGAGCTGAATATTCCCCCGGTGCTGGTATCCCGGAAATATACAGCGCGTCTCTTACTCTTGAGTCCGAACTCCCTCTCCCAAAAAGGATCTTGTGGTTCTGGAAGAAAACACTGTTTGTGTGGGTTAGCATGACTGTGTTTATGATGGAGTTGGTTTTTGCTCTCCTCTGTTGCAGACCACTCATTATCCCCAAAATAAGACTCTGGGAAGCCACACCTAGAGATGCCGCCTCTCACCATGATCGTCCCCGTCAAAGCTGA
- the LOC131013545 gene encoding uncharacterized protein LOC131013545, translated as MVSKVVKRTPTKSLKNRKNLPYPYSHRRSRKKSPIKNAAAAAVASINKSIFTCHRRLIKIFTKLARIATPNKTPRKKGYKILEKTPSNPPSAVRRSLFDDKITLPPPLPPHKNTIFLDLDETLVHSTATVPPERYDFVVRPVIDGEKAEFYVLKRPFVDEFLAYLSGKFEIVVFTAGIEEYASLVLDKLDWRKAISHRLYRDSCKAVDGKFVKDLGEIGRELSRVVIVDDNPNSYQFQPENAIPIRPFVDDMGDEELRKMMELFEGCDLGEDLRDFVKVFVGAQKVC; from the coding sequence atggTGTCCAAAGTAGTGAAAAGAACCCCCACAAAATCCCTCAAGAACCGGAAAAACCTTCCCTACCCCTATTCCCACCGCCGCAGCCGCAAGAAGTCCCCGATCAAgaacgccgccgccgctgccgtcgCCTCCATCAACAAGTCCATCTTCACCTgccaccgccgcctcatcaAGATCTTCACGAAGCTCGCCCGCATCGCCACCCCCAACAAAACCCCTCGCAAGAAGGGCTACAAGATTCTCGAGAAAACCCCCTCAAATCCCCCCTCCGCCGTGCGACGATCTCTCTTCGACGACAAAATCACGCTCCCTCCACCGCTCCCGCCCCACAAAAACACCATATTCCTCGACCTCGACGAGACCCTCGTGCATTCCACGGCCACCGTGCCTCCGGAGAGGTACGATTTCGTGGTGAGGCCCGTGATCGACGGCGAGAAGGCCGAATTCTACGTCTTGAAGAGGCCCTTCGTGGATGAGTTCTTGGCCTATTTGAGTGGGAAATTTGAGATTGTCGTTTTCACCGCTGGGATTGAAGAGTATGCCTCTCTTGTTCTCGATAAACTCGATTGGAGGAAGGCCATTTCCCACCGGCTGTATCGCGATTCGTGCAAGGCCGTTGATGGCAAGTTTGTGAAGGATTTGGGGGAGATTGGGAGGGAGCTGAGCAGGGTGGTGATCGTCGATGATAATCCCAATTCGTATCAGTTTCAGCCGGAAAATGCGATTCCGATTAGGCCGTTTGTGGATGATATGGGCGATGAGGAGCTGAGGAAGATGATGGAGCTGTTTGAAGGGTGTGATTTAGGGGAGGATTTGAGGGATTTTGTTAAGGTTTTTGTTGGGGCTCAAAAAGTTTGCTAG